In Apodemus sylvaticus chromosome 8, mApoSyl1.1, whole genome shotgun sequence, one genomic interval encodes:
- the LOC127690974 gene encoding olfactory receptor 4K15: MNETNYSRVTEFVLLGLSSSKELQPFLFLIFSLLYLAILLGNFLIILTVTSDSRLHTPMYFLLANLSFIDICVASFATPKMLADFLVERKTISFDACLAQIFFVHLFTGGEMVLLVSMAYDRYVAICKPLHYMTIMSRRVCITLVIISWFVGFIHTTSQLAFTVNLPFCGPNQVDSFFCDLPLVTKLACIDTYVVSLLIVADSGFLSMSSFLLLVISYTVILITVRNRSSASMAKARSTLTAHITVVVLFFGPCIFIYVWPFSSYSVDKVLAVFYTIFTPILNPVIYTLRNKEVKAAMAKLRGRYLKPGQVSALIRNVLFLETK; the protein is encoded by the coding sequence ATGAATGAAACAAACTACTCTCGGGTGACAGAGTTTGTGCTTTTAGGCCTGTCTAGTTCGAAGGAGCTCCAGCCTTTCCTGTTTCTCATATTCTCACTGCTGTACCTAGCAATATTGCTGGGCAACTTCCTCATCATCCTCACAGTGACTTCAGACTCGCGACTTCATACCCCCATGTACTTTCTGCTTGCAAACCTGTCTTTTATAGATATATGTGTAGCCTCTTTTGCTACCCCCAAAATGCTTGCTGACTTTCTGGTCGAAAGAAAAACTATATCATTTGATGCCTGCTTGGCTCAGATTTTCTTTGTTCATCTCTTTACTGGTGGTGAGATGGTACTTCTTGTATCCATGGCCTACGATCGCTATGTTGCAATATGCAAGCCTCTCCACTACATGACAATCATGAGTCGCCGTGTGTGTATCACTCTGGTCATCATCTCTTGGTTTGTGGGTTTCATTCATACAACTAGCCAGTTGGCATTCACTGTTAACTTGCCATTTTGTGGACCTAACCAGGTGGACAGTTTTTTCTGTGATCTCCCACTGGTGACCAAGCTAGCTTGCATAGATACTTATGTTGTCAGCTTGCTAATAGTTGCAGATAGTGGATTTCTCTCCATGAGTTCATTTCTCCTCTTGGTCATCTCCTACACTGTGATTCTCATTACTGTTAGGAATCGCTCCTCTGCTAGCATGGCCAAGGCCCGATCCACCCTAACTGCTCACATCACTGTAGTTGTACTGTTCTTTGGACCATGCATCTTCATCTATGTGTGGCCCTTCAGCAGCTATTCAGTTGACAAAGTCCTTGCTGTGTTCTATACCATCTTCACACCCATTTTAAACCCAGTTATCTACACTCTGAGAAACAAAGAGGTGAAAGCAGCTATGGCAAAGCTGAGGGGTCGCTATCTGAAACCTGGACAGGTTTCTGCATTGATAAGAAATGTTCTGTTTctggaaacaaaatga